Proteins encoded in a region of the Oncorhynchus clarkii lewisi isolate Uvic-CL-2024 chromosome 18, UVic_Ocla_1.0, whole genome shotgun sequence genome:
- the LOC139372637 gene encoding protein AF1q-like: protein MLVKSNSEYDSFLYWRQPISAPDLSELEDLGVTKSKPTKKSKKATKKQNAALAKQRKQQEAELLEYTTFNYWREPIPSIDLLDFNLLL from the coding sequence ATGCTGGTGAAATCAAACAGCGAGTATGACTCCTTCCTCTACTGGAGACAGCCCATCTCCGCCCCGGACCTGTCCGAGCTGGAAGACCTGGGTGTGACCAAAAGCAAGCCAACCAAGAAGAGCAAGAAGGCCACCAAGAAACAGAATGCCGCCCTAGCCAAGCAAAGGAAGCAGCAAGAGGCCGAATTGTTAGAGTACACCACCTTCAACTACTGGAGAGAGCCTATCCCCAGCATCGACCTCCTCGACTTCAACCTGCTTCTGTGA